One Cheilinus undulatus linkage group 22, ASM1832078v1, whole genome shotgun sequence DNA window includes the following coding sequences:
- the LOC121504347 gene encoding low affinity immunoglobulin gamma Fc region receptor III-like, translating to MEVSGLHPKLLLYVLLLLTDHCHSFNHTAEVVAAFPQIDPNRLQFFEYESIQLNCEGFPASNDWRVMQASSSRTTQWEHSKRSLNIYPAFASHSGEYWCENEEGEKSNTLSINITAGDVILESPTLPVMEQQTVTLRCKKRQSPKNFVADFYKDGHFKETGYKGTMTIHNVSSSDEGLYMCRSGAGESPESRLAVTGQCLLCKIPREETVYENTSADPSMMLYVNVPREENEKSHLVVMASGEGEEGGTKSEK from the exons ATGGAGGTCTCTGGACTTCACCCAAAACTCT TGCTGtatgtgctgctgctgttgacTGATCACTGTCACAGCTTTAACCACACTGCAGAAGTCG TTGCAGCTTTTCCTCAGATTGACCCAAACAGACTGCAATTCTTTGAGTATGAATCCATACAGTTAAACTGTGAGGGTTTTCCTGCCTCAAATGACTGGAGAGTGATGCAGGCCAGCTCATCCAGGACTACTCAGTGGGAACATTCAAAAAGATCCTTGAACATTTATCCTGCCTTTGCATCACACAGTGGAGAATACTGGTGTGAAAATGAAGAAGGAGAGAAAAGCAACACACTTAGCATCAACATCACTG ctGGTGATGTGATCCTGGAGAGTCCGACTCTTCCTGTGATGGAACAACAGACCGTTACTCTGCGGTGTAAAAAACGACAATCACCCAAAAACTTTGTGGCTGATTTTTACAAAGATGGACATTTCAAAGAAACTGGATATAAAGGCACGATGACCATTCACAATGTGTCTTCCTCTGATGAAGGACTCTACATGTGCAGGTCTGGAGCTGGTGAATCACCAGAGAGCCGGCTGGCTGTCACAG GTCAATGTTTACTCTGTAAGATACCCAGAGAAGAAACAG TCTATGAAAACACGAGTGCTGATCCCAGCATGATGCTCTATGTGAATGTCCCGAGGGAGGAGAATGAAAAGAG CCATCTGGTGGTGATGGCCtcgggggagggggaggaggggggcacCAAAAGTGAGAAATGA
- the LOC121504348 gene encoding butyrophilin subfamily 2 member A2-like, with product MAHLMDVFLHVAVVLLIAPSCGGQKTDKSPHQSVTVMLGKDVVLPCQLDPPVDAVSMIFEWGRPDLKPRFVLVWHDGKELPEDQNKAYKGRASLSVDKLKRGDLQLTLTEVKISDNGTYRCYIPKMKKEMFVDLIIGAASPPSVSLAGMDKANHGVMLDCESKGWYPQPELMWLDAEGHLLSAGAPGSVKGPDDLYTISSRVTVKKTASNNFTCKLQQRNINQTRERSFHVPDDFFLVPRSCSSSIAISVVFVLIIISIFAFMAWKLRNNKKEKKKRNEDREALRESLMMESKKVEELEKLKLSEDSQRKEIEELKETLMGLTRELEKQRDYLTYKWKEAESLVKEHERKVKSVEEEVSEKKGDSKEKKAQGYLKIREICKEAGWNHENFRKKEIQHMQMITDKLMKMTMDAVKKIKEMNNKEKDNEKPSMKHTSEKMDQKTKMDST from the exons ATGGCTCACCTCATGGACGTTTTCTTACACGTTGCTGTTGTCCTTCTCATAGCGCCCTCTTGTGGAG GTCAGAAAACAGATAAATCTCCCCATCAGTCGGTCACAGTAATGTTGGGTAAAGATGTGGTTCTGCCCTGTCAGCTGGATCCTCCTGTAGATGCTGTCTCCATGATTTTTGAGTGGGGGAGGCCGGATCTGAAACCCAGATTTGTCCTTGTTTGGCACGATGGCAAGGAACTTCCAGAAGACCAAAACAAGGCCTACAAAGGCAGAGCATCTTTGTCTGTGGACAAACTGAAGCGTGGAGACCTCCAACTGACCCTAACTGAAGTCAAGATCTCTGATAACGGGACCTACAGATGCTACATTCcaaagatgaagaaagaaaTGTTTGTCGATCTAATCATTG GTGCTGCCTCTCCACCTAGCGTTAGCTTAGCAGGCATGGATAAGGCCAACCATGGAGTGATGTTGGACTGTGAGTCTAAAGGCTGGTACCCACAGCCTGAGCTGATGTGGCTGGATGCTGAGGGACATCTCCTTTCTGCTGGAGCTCCAGGATCAGTCAAAGGTCCTGATGATCTCTATACTATCAGCAGCAGAGTGACTGTGAAGAAGACAGCCAGCAACAACTTCACCTGTAAACTCCAACAGAGGAACATCAACCAGACCAGAGAGAGAAGCTTCCATGTTCCAG ATGATTTCTTCCTGGTTCCCCGTAGTTGTTCCTCTTCTATAGCCATCAGTGTGGTGTTTGTCCTCAtaattatttccatttttgccttcatGGCCTGGAAActaagaaacaacaaaaaag agaagaagaaaagaaatgaagacAGAGAAGCACTCAGAGAGTCGCTCATGATGGAGAGCAAGAAAGTGGAGGAATTAGAAAAGTTAAAACTTTCAGAGGATTCACAGAGGAAAGAGATAGAAGAGTTGAAAGAAACACTGATGGGACTGACAAGAGAGCTGGAGAAACAAAGAGATTATCTCACCTATAAGTGGAAGGAGGCTGAGAGTCTGGTTAAGGAACATGAGAGAAAGGTTAAATCAGTGGAGGAAGAAGTTTCTGAGAAGAAGGGagattcaaaagaaaagaaagcacaGGGGTATTTAAAAATCAGAGAGATCTGTAAGGAGGCCGGCTGGAACCATGAGAActtcagaaagaaagaaattcaaCATATGCAGATGATCACAGACAAACTGATGAAGATGACGATGGATGCTGTGAAGAAAATCAAAGAGATGAACAACAAAGAGAAGGACAACGAGAAGCCATCTATGAAACACACATCAGAGAAGATGgaccagaaaacaaagat GGACTCAACATGA